DNA sequence from the Primulina huaijiensis isolate GDHJ02 unplaced genomic scaffold, ASM1229523v2 scaffold11459, whole genome shotgun sequence genome:
aCAACGGTGGGAAATGATGAGTGATTTTAGTGTCAAGTGGGTTAATAGTACTCACTGGGGTCAGAATTGATGAGTATAGCAGTGCCTGTGAAGTCACATGCACCCGGAGCTTGTCGATTTCTTTGGAAGTAACTGTTCACTGCATAGCTGCAATGAGCCCTAACATTGTTAGGGTTGAAACAGGGTCCATTTTGATGGGTCGGGCCGCAATCCGCCCCAGCTCCACATGCATAGTCCAGAGTCTTTTGCAGAACTGCGTCACTAATCCCATCTCTGCAAATGCACCAAGTGGCGCCTACAATGAAAATTAAcatgttttcttttcaaaaataaaataaagtttttattcttcttttctttttttaaaggGGGAAGGAAAGGAAAGGAAAGAGAAAATCTTGAAACTTGGTCCTACGATTTGGGAGGTTTAATTAGTTCCACTTCTCAAGCTTCAGTaagggaaaaaataaaataaaaaaaaagaagaagaagttgcCATATTTGAGAAAAACATGAGTATCTTTCCCGTACATAGAAAGAACAAGTTACATTGAAGGAAAGTAACAGATCTTGCTGAGAAAACTCCATTTACAAGAAATGGAAGGTGATAAAGAAAGTGAAAAATCTTACTTGAATAGCCAGCCATGGCCAAGAAGAGCACCATGAACACTAAACCAGCCATGAATAACTGAAGGGCCGGGGGTATATCAACACAATGGCGCGGCGTAGAAGAAGATAAGAAACGCAGTTTGAGGAGAAAAAGATTGAAGTTGGAAAACAAGAAGAGAATTTGGTGAATGCGTAGAGAGACAGCAAAAATTTATGAGAGAAACCAGACTGGTGACTAGTGTCGGTTGGCGAGAGTCGACTGAAGTATATACCGGCCGTGTTTTTTGTTGTGTTCAGtctaatatcatattttcacatAAAACGTACCACATTTTCATATGAATTGTACCataatttgtatgacatagtatcataattttgtgggtagagaatgaacccaaagaaatgttttgattgagaaTTTTTCACCAAATTCTCAATATAAatctaatatatatttaattttatctcTGTTATTTTACAAAGTAACaattatctttaatttttaaaatatataaactgTTTTTTGTCCTTAAAATCAAATATCGATCAATAGGAACTCACAgactttgataaaaaaaaaaaaattttattctaaTTGAATTACACTTCATTTAAAAAGTTATcgttaataaaattattttctgtattaaaatgtaatatttatatataacacATCACACGTAAAAAATTAATACCGACACATATATCATCATATCTGTAATACAATTATGATAAGACTGATATAAAGTTATGATTAATGATAGAGAATGAACCTAAATTCATGGTAAATGCatacattttgaaaataattaattgatggtaaTCATTAAacgtatattttaaatttaagaaaaattatatgattaataataataataacagcaGCAACAATCTTATTACTTCAATTTGGCTCTCTATTTTGTCCATTTTCTTGTAATTTGTATCGTTTCATCCACATTCTTTTCCAGCATAATACCTAAAAACATATCTTGAATTGAAATTTAGGCTTTGGACTTGAAGCCACAAAGTACATTGTTTCctagattttgaattttacCAAACTTTATCTCAATGAATTATTGAAAGCCAAGTAGCAAATTATCTGACCAAATTACTTAACCCAATTGGCAAATTTATACGTAGTCCTCCACCATATATATGACGATCGAGCATTTACAAAGCTCTTGATTagaaactaaaaatatatata
Encoded proteins:
- the LOC140965627 gene encoding PLASMODESMATA CALLOSE-BINDING PROTEIN 2-like, with the translated sequence MAGLVFMVLFLAMAGYSSATWCICRDGISDAVLQKTLDYACGAGADCGPTHQNGPCFNPNNVRAHCSYAVNSYFQRNRQAPGACDFTGTAILINSDPSTAGCTYPATASATSVTPVTTTNGGSPLVTTSPNGVLGGSNNGLSPSGFNTDVNDGGNTQLRKSITSSVMLAFSGLVFLWG